Part of the Candidatus Neomarinimicrobiota bacterium genome, CGTTTGTCAAATCCTTAAATGGAACAAAATAATATGATTCTCCTGACGGATTCTCATCCACTTCCTTATAAAGCTGAACGCTATATTCGTTTCCATCAATTTCAAAACTAAAATAGCCGTATTTATGGAAATTCCTCAGGTCACTTGTAGATGTGAGCATCTCAACAACTTCCTGCTTTTCATATTTTTGGATTTGTCCGGTAAATTTATACTTTAAATCCGGCTCATAGTAATTAAGCTCGGAGAAACTGCCTTTATCTTCGTCAAGCAAAGGAGAGTCCGGGTCTTCTTTGAAATATTTATCTTTCACTTTCCGTAATTCAGCATAATGATTATTCAGATTGCTCAAATTATTATCTTCCTTCTTTCCGCAGCCGCTGAAGCCCACAATCAGGGCAGCTATTATAGATAGAAACGTTAAATGTTTTAAACTCGCCATTCTTCTATTATCTCCTCATCAGATGGAAACGGCGCCACTTCGATATTTTTGCTGTCGCCATTCGAAATCAATTTTATCTGAACCATTTCAGATTCCCGGCCTTGTCCATATCTCGCTGTAAGGCGAGCGATGTCGGACATTTGCTCATCGGTGGTCTCTCCTGTAATCAGTGTGACGGGACCTCCGAAATTAACTGTCTCCATCACGCTTCGACCTAATTTAAACCCTGAAAGGAATCGTCCCTCCTGCTCGTCACGGGCAACAATGACTTTCACGCCCGGCGCAGGTCGAAAATGTCTTCCCACCTTCAGTAGTATAACGTCTTCCGGCGTTAAAGGTTGTTCGTTATTATCATTTAGCATATCGCGGAGCTTATCAGAATATGCTTCATCCGTGAGAGTACAGCAGCCTCCGGCAGGTTGCGGATAATATTCTATATTGAATTTCTCCACAAGCTCCATCTGCTTCTTTCGCGTTCTTCCGCTTATGTCGTAAAGCTGCTCTCTGTCTATCCATCCAAGTTTCTCGGGAATAGTTTCCGGTAAGAGTTTTGCCGAGAGCGGACGCAATAAATATCCCTCTAATCCTGCTTGCTCAGCTATAACGGACAGCACAGGCTTTCGCTGCGACTTAGGTCGCTGCCCCATCACCTCGCCGGAGAATACAAAATGTGCTCCTATCTCTTCCATATATCTCTTTGCTTTGGTGAACATCATAATTCGGCAATCAATACACGGATTCATATTTGCGCCGTATCCATGTTGTGGATTCAGCAAAATGTCCCAGTACTCAGTTGAGATATCAATAATCTCTAACGGAATTTCAAGATCAGCTCCTAACCGCAAAGCTTCATTCTGCATTTTTTGAACAGGCTCATCATCCCGATTTAATTTTCTGTGATGATCAGTAATGCAAAATCCGGTGCTGAAATTCACACCCTGAATTTCCACGCCCATTTCTTTTAATATGTGCGCCGCAAGAGTGCTGTCCAATCCCCCTGAAAGCATTCCCACAGCTTTTATTTTATCTGACATTATTCAGTTACCTTTCTATAGCAGAGGAGTTTAATAATTCGGCGGCTGATTGTCAACATAAGTGCGTTAAAATTGTTTAATTTTTCTTCGTAATTCTTTATTTCTGAATGCCTTGACTTCATTCTTCCACTCACTTATAATTACTTTTCGCTTGTAGTTATTAATTTGCCATTAAAAGGTGGATAAGCATATTTCTCGCAATGATTTTCAATATCCGGGGGGGATATCAGTTCTCAATGCTATTGCTTTCATATTTTTTTCTTTAATTCAGATTTCATCCGTTTCAAGTCAATCCTACGACACTCGATTCACATCTTCAATTTATTCGTGGACAGAAAGCTATGACGGCACCGAAAGGGAACATCTCAGAGGTTATCAATCCGGTAGTCTGACACTGCGCGACGTAGGAATCAAAAGATTAAAGATTAAAAGTTACTTTTATGTTACCGACGATTTTTCTGAAGCTGTTGAGGGTGGCACATACTTTAAGATGTATGACCTTTATGCGGAGTACACTCGGGCATTCATGGCAACCGATGTCCGATTTGGAAGACAATTCATCTTTGCCGGAGTTGGTAGGGGTCCGATGGATGGGCTTCGACTTACTTATAAAGGTTGGAAAAAGGGGAAAGTACGGCTTTACGCAGGTACATTGGCGCCACTTTCAAATCCGGAAACAGTTGACGATTGGAATGAAAGCCATATTTTAGGCGGCGAACTAACTATTTTCCAACTATTGGGCAACGTTCTGAAACTCAGTTTTGTGAGAAGATCTAAAAATGTTGAACCGTATGAGCTTGATCAGCCGAGATTGGGAATAAGTTCCATAAACCCTATTTCGCTTCAACGGCAGGCAGCGGGATTCAATCTCGCAAGAAATTTAAATAAAGAAATGAGTCTGTTTATCCGGGGTGATTTCAGCGTAGGCGAAGGCGTTGTTGACGGAAATATTGCGTTGGAAAGAGGCGAGATCGTTTTCACCCATTCTAAGCCGGAATCTCATTATCTGACTCTTGAACTCTCAAATAGACGTCCTTTAGTTTACGTCAATTCTTTCTTCAGCAGATTCACCAACCTGTTGCGCCGGAGCAATGATTTGAGTCTGGCGTTTGACAGGAAAGTGGCCGGCAATATGTGGCTAAACATTAAAGCGGCAACTGTTCTATACGGCGAAGGCGTAAATAGCTTCCGGTTTAACAGTGGTATCACATTGAGCAAAATCTCCTCGGGGTTAGTGATTAGGAGAGGATATGGTGGAAACTGGACCGGCATTTACGGAGGATATTACGGCAAGTTATCCCGAAATCTAAGCCTTAGAGTTGACGGCGAATGGTCGGACTTTTCCATTACTTCCTTTGATCTTGATGATAACGACAACAGCACCGCTTTCAGCTTGAGGACGGGATTCAATTTACGTTTTAGCAGGCGAGTCTCCATAGACGGAGAATTACAATCTCTGAGCCAATCCATTGAATGGAGAAATATCGGAAATATCATTCCCTTTGCAGGAAACGACAGGGAATTGAGAGTCTTTCTGAAACTTAATCTATGGTTTTTCAAGGGTGCGGATTACTAATTGATTAAATATATTCGTTTAATTATTCTTTTTCTACTTGGCAGCTCTTCAATTATTTCGGCTGCCGATGAAAAGAATATTAGTCCTCTGAAGATTTCTCATAAAATTCATTTGGCTATCCCGAATGTTAATTGCTCCACCTGCCACGAAGGCACCGATACCTCTATCTCGTCATCTGATGTTCTCCTGCCGACGAAAGAGGTTTGTCTGACTTGCCACAAATCAGATTCACCCGAACTGAAGCAGAGTAAGACAATAAAATTTATTCCGAAAGAACCTGAACTTAATTTCAATCATAAATACCATACGGTGACGCGACAACTTCTCTGTTTCGTCTGCCATGTTAATGTGAAAGAAGTGGATTTCCTCACCGATGCCAATATGCCGCCGATGACCACTTGCGTTAATTGTCATAATGATAAAGTTGCGCCTACGGACTGTTCATGGTGCCACATAAATGAAGATGAGCTTCGTCCCGAATTCCATACTGCCGATTGGCTTCACAAACATCCGGTAAAATTCAACTCGGGAATCTTGAAGCCGGAAGAAAATTGCGTTATGTGTCATCAGGAAAACTGGTGTCAGGATTGTCATACAGGTTCTCAACTTGCGAAATCGTCCTCAAAAAGTGTTGCACCTTTTTACCAGCCAACGGAACGGGGAAAGAAACCTCAATCTATCGGAAGAGTTCATTCTTTGAATTATCGTTTTTTACATCCTATAGAGGCAAAGGGAAAAGATCGTTTTTGCACTACTTGCCACGATTTCACAGAATTCTGCGTAGAGTGCCACAGAGATGACGAAAATCAATTTATGCCTAAATGGCATCAGGGCGCCGATTGGGCGCCGAGCATTATTTTGGGCGGCAGGCACGCGGATTTTGCGAGAAGGGATTTGGAGCGTTGCATGGGTTGTCACGATGTTCAAGGGCAAGCGACCATCTGCTTGAGATGCCACATAGACGAAAGATGAAATTCCCACTTATTATAAATATCACTCTTTTCTTCCTTACAGGCTGTGCTGACCTTGCGGAAAATCCTACTGATATTGAGCATTTTGATAACGTACCGGATGCTGTGTTGACTATTATTGACGGCAACTGCTCAGACTGTCATCAGTCCGACTCCCGGAGAGTTTTTAACGGTCAAAAACCATATTTCAGAAAGCTACAACCCGATAGCAGTTCGACTCTTGATACGCTTCAAATATGGCAAGCTCGGAAACGTATCAGTATTAGAGTGAGCGAAGGAACTATGCCGAGAGCATCAGATACCTTAGATGTCTTCAGCCGGCTTCCTCAGGAACAAATTGATCTGATATTTAATTGGGCTTTTTAAGGTTACTTTTTTGTTTATTGGAGCTGATATTATACGAATCATACCTTTTGAATGCAGTTAAATAATAACTTGCGAGGATTTATGGTTTATGAATAAAGAAATGCCTGCAAAATCATTAAGTTCAGCTGCATTCGCACCGAAAGAGGGAGAAAGATACGAGCCTTACATTGCGCCTGAGGAAAATATTGCTGAATTTACTCTGAAAGCGATAATCCTTGGAGCTGCATTCGGAATTATCTTCGGCGCCGCCAATGCATATCTCGGACTAAAAGTAGGACTTACCGTATCCACCTCAGTTCCAATAGCCGTAATGACCGTAGGCTTTTTTCGTATGTTTAAGCCTGTCCTCGGAAAAACGACTATTTTAGAACATAATATCGCCCAAACTGTCGGTTCTGCAAGTTCGAGTCTCGCCAGCGGAATTATTTTTACTTTGCCTGCTCTTTTCTTATGGGGTCTCGATCCGACGATTTTTACAATGGCTCTCATCGGATTTTTAGGCGGGCTTCTTGGAATCTTATTTATGATTCCGCTTAGAAAATTTCTGATTGTTCAGGAACACGGTAAACTCCCCTATCCTGAAGGAACAGCATGTGCGGAAGTTCTTGTTGCCAGCGAAATTGGAGGCTCTCATGCAAAAACCGTATTTACAGGCTTAGGTATTGGAGCAGTATATAAGGGCCTGATGTCCTTTGGAAGATTTTGGAGCACAGAGGCAAGCTGGTCAATTCCCGGTCTTCCTAAGGGACGAATAGGGTTTGAATTGCTTCCTGCGCTGCTGGGGGTCGGTTATATTCTTGGATACAGAGTATCGGCAATGATGGTTTCCGGAAGTCTTATATCGTGGGTCATTCTCATACCTCTAATCGCATATTTCGGAGATGGATTGGCTTCTCCAATTGCGCCGGAGCCGGTGAAACTTATCAGCGAAATGTCCACAGGCGAAATTTGGTCACGGTACGTTCGTTATATCGGCGCAGGCGCTGTAGCTGCCGGAGGGCTGATCTCTCTTTCGAGGGCAATTCCTACCATTGTTAAATCTTTCAAGGTGGGAATAGCGCAGCTGAAAAAACGGGTAGGAGTAGCGGCGGATTTAGATAAACGAACTGAAAAAGACCTTAATATAACTTACGTCCTTGGAGGCTCCGTTCTCATAACCATTATAATCGCACTCTCTCCCGATATTATCACTACCTCGGATTCAATGATGTTTCGAGCAGTTGGAGCTATTTTAATGGTGATTTTCGCGTTTTTCTTCGTCACTGTTTCTTCCCGAATTGTAGGACTTGTGGGTGTTACAAGTAATCCCACGTCGGGAATGACAATTGCCACACTTCTGGTCGTCAGCTCAATTTTTGTACTTCTCGGCTGGACGGACAATATGGGTAAAGCTGCTGCTATTACCGTCGGGGCGGTTGTGGCGGTGGCAGCGTCAATTGCCGGTGATACTTCTCAAGACCTTAAAACCGGATATCTGCTTGGCGCCACACCATACAGACAGCAGATAGGAGAAATGATAGGCGTAGCTACAGCAGCTATTTTTGTGGCGATGACAGTGGTAGCGCTAAGCGAAGTTTATGGCTTCGGTTCTATGGAACTGCCTGCTCCACAGGCAACTTTAATGAAAGTAGTAATCGAAGGTGTCCTTTCCTCAAATATCCCATGGATACTTGTATTATCCGGCGTGGCATTTGCGGTGGTCGCAGAGTTGTTGTCTATCCCGTCGCTTCCCCTTGCAGTCGGAATATATCTTCCTGTATCAACTATGACTCCCTTATTTCTCGGTGGTATAATCAGACATTATGTTGAGAAAAAATCCAGCAAAGACGAAAAATTGCTTAAGTACAGGAGAGAACGTGGGATTTTACTTGGATCCGGATATGTGGCGGGAGACGGCATAATGGGAGTTCTCATAGCATTTTATGCGCTTTATGTAGGCAAAAAACCGTCATGGAATTTTCACGAATGGATGGGTAGTATGGAATCTGTATTATCATTCCTCATATTCCTGGGTCTTGCCTATTATTTATTCCGCACATCGATGAAGAAACCTGAAGATGAATCGCCAAATCAATCCGACGCATAATTAATATCCTTGACTCAGTCCGGGTATTGAGGATAGCTTACGCTAAGTGAATTTTTTCAATCGCTAAAGGGAAAATATATTTTTGAAACCGAAACCGTTAAAATTTAAACAGCTCCGAAAATTTGTAGATCCAAAATCTTTTAAGTTTAAAACAACAAAAGAACTGAAACCGCTTTCGGGCGTAATAGGGCAGGAAAGGGCTGTTAAATCAATCGAATTCGGGCTTGGAATGAAAGGACACGGTTATAATATTTTTGTTACCGGTATGTCCGGCACGGGAAAATCCACTATTGTAAAAGGGCTTCTACATAAGCTGGCTTTAAAAGATAAGAGTCCTGACGATTGGATATTTGTTTACAACTTTGCAGAACCGGACCACCCTCACTCGTTCAGTTTGCCCACCGGAAAAGGTTGCGTTTTTGAAAAGGATATGTCTCTTTTTATCAACTCGCTGAAAACTGATCTTCCAAAATCATTTAGCGATAAAGCGTACGAAGATAAGAGAGAACATCTCAATGAAGAGTTCAACAAAAAGCGGAGCGGCGCTTTACGCCGCCTTGAAAATTTCGCTAAACGCCGTCAAATAGTGATTCAAAATGCTACCGTAGGATATAATACTATCCCTATTGTGGAAGGTCGGGAGATGACTCCACACGAGTATAATGCGCTGAAAGATAGTGTCAAAAAGAGTGTTGACAAAAAAATAGATGCGGTTCACGGTAAAATCTCTTCTTCAGTAAAAGAAATTACCAAGCACGAAATCAGATTGCAGGAACAATTGGATTCTCTCGATTATGATGTAGCAGAATTTATGATTGACAGAAAAATTAACCCTCTAACACAAAAATACAGTTTTTCCGAATCCGTCATCCAATATTTGAAAGACGTTAAAAATGATATTATTTCAAATCTTGAAGATTTTATTCCTCCAGGCGAAGATAAAGGAAGTTTGCTCGGGCTACAGATTCCTCAATCAAAACCCAGTTTTATCCGGTATAGCGTCAATGTGGTAGTTTCGAATATTGATAATAAGTGTGCTCCTGTAATAGTGGAAACAAATCCAACTTTCCAGAACCTGTTCGGCAGAATCGAGAAAAAAATGCAGTTCGGATCGCTTGTAACCGATTTCACACTCATAAAACCGGGAAGTCTTTTACAGGCAAACGGCGGCTATTTAATTGTTGATATCGAATCTATTTTAGGGCACCCGTTCGTTTGGGAGACCTTAAAAAGAACATTAAAAAATAAAGAGCTGCATATAGAGGATATGAGTGAAGAAATCGGGCTAATCTCAACTGTGGGTCTTAAGCCGGAACCGATTCCTCTTGATATAAAGATTGTGCTGCTCGGCAGAGCGGATATTTTCCATCATTTGGAATTTTATGATGAATCGTTCAGGAGAACTTTTAAGATAAGGGCAGATTTTGATAATTCCGTAAAAATGACCAGCGGTTCGAGTCAACAATACGCCAGATTTATCTCAAAAGTATGCAATGAAGAAAATCTCAGGCACTTTGACAGAACAGGAGTCGCTGCATTAATTGAACACGCCCAGCGCTCCATATCGGACCAACAGCGAGTATCAATCCAATTCGGTCATTTGGTTAATACCATACGGGAATCAAGCTACACAGCAGAATTAAATAATCATAAATTCGTAAGTGAACTTGACGTTGATTCCGCGACGCGAGAACGAAGATTCCGTTCCAACCTGCTGGAGGAAAAAGTTCGGGAACAGGTAAACAGAGGCATTATAAGGCTTAATATTTCAAATGAAATAGTTGGCCAAATTAATGGGCTTGCTGTCTATCAAGCCGGAGACCACTCATTCGGAGTACCATCCCGGATCACCGCCACTGTATTCGCAGGAAAAGGTAATGTAGTTCAAATTGACAGAGAAGTAAAAATGAGCGGTAGCACGCACAACAAAGGTGTTCTGATATTGTCTTCATTCTTAAATAAAACATTCGCCATCAAGGCTCCGATTTCCTTATCCGCAAGCATCACATTCGAGCAAAATTATTCTTTTATTGACGGCGACAGCGCATCTTCCACAGAACTTTACGCTTTACTTTCGGCGCTTTCTTCAGCCCCCATTAACCAATCCATCGCTGTTACAGGCTCTGTTGACCAGTTTGGAAATATCCAGGCTATAGGTGGAGTGAATCAAAAGATAGAGGGTTTCTTTGACATCTGCGTTGCAAAAGGATTTACCGGAAAACAGGGCGTGATGATTCCTGCATCAAATGTTCAACATTTAATGATCAGGAAAGATATTCTTGAAGTCGTTCGCGCAGGACATTTTAATGTGTGGCCAATAAAGACCGTCGAACAAGGCATAGAGCTGCTCACCGGCACCCCAGCCGGCAAAAGACTAAAAAATGGAAAGTTCAAAAAAGGGACCCTGTTTAATGCAATAGACAATCGTTTAACAGAATATCATAGGGAATCCTTGAAGTTTAGGCAGGAAATTAAAAAGGAACTTGGACTGTTAAATGATGACAAAAATTAGTCCGATTCCATCACACTTCCTTTTTCACTTGATTATATATAATATAATATTTATATAATGTCGATTTCGATTTTTGGGCTTAATTTAAAGCCGATACTGAGAATGAGAGAGGAAACACAAATCTAAAAATGAGTAAGAAAAACGGTGGGAATCTACCGACAACCGATCCGAACGATACATTAGAGAACATTAATTCCGTTACCATCCGATTTGCCGGAGATTCAGGTGACGGAATGCAACTTGCCGGAACTCAATTTACCGATACTACGGCAATCTTTGGCAACGACCTAAGCACGCTTCCCGATTTCCCGGCTGAAATACGGGCGCCTGCCGGTTCTCTGCCGGGAGTTAGCGGCTTTCAAATATGTTTCTCAAGCTCGGATGTAATGACTCCGGGTGATGAGCCGGATGCAATGGTAATTATGAATCCCGCTGCGCTTAAAGTGAACTATAAAGATTTGCAGCAAGGTGGAATATTGATTGTCAACGAAGATGCGTTCAAAGCTGTAAATCTCCAAAAGGCCGGGTATGATACTTCACCTCTTGAAGACGGTTCTCTATCTGATTATAGACTCATCAAAATTCCGATTACTAAATTAACTTTAAACGCCCTCGAAGAATTTGATCTGACTAATAAAATAAAAGAACGTTCAAAAAACTTTACCGCGCTCGGCATCATTTTCTGGTTGTATAGCAGATCGCTGGAACACACTATCAAATGGGTGAATGAAAAGTTCGCCAAGGTTCCTAAGGTTGCTGATGCAAATATCACAGCTCTGAAAACCGGTTACAATTTCGCTTCCACTGCACGGATATTTTCAGGTCACTACGCTGTTAAAAAAGCGAAGATGAAACCCGGTGTTTACCGAAATATAACGGGTAATGAAGCAACTGCTCTCGGATATGTTACAGCTTCCCAGCTGACAAAGACTCAGCTTGTTTACGCGTCTTACCCTATTACGCCCGCAAGTGATATTCTGCACGAACTTTCCAAACACAAATCTTTTGGAGTAAAAACAATCCAGGCTGAAGACGAAATCGCTGCTGTTTGTGCTGCCATCGGAGCAAGCTACTCAGGAAGCATTGGAATTACGGGAACGAGCGGACCGGGTCTTGCGCTAAAAAGTGAAGCCATAAATCTCGCTCTGATTACAGAATTGCCTTTGATTATTTCAAACGTGCAAAGAGGAGGCCCAAGTACCGGACTTCCCACAAAAACCGAGCAATCCGATTTACTTCAAGCTATGTACGGACGCAACGGTGACTCGCCATTGCCAATTGTAGCAGCCTCCACTCCCGGAGATTGTTTTTATATGGCTTACGAAGCTGTACGGCTCGCTTTTAGGGCAATGTGTCCGGTAATTTTCCTATCCGACGGTTATCTGGGGTCGGGAGCAGAACCGTTCTTAATACCTGATTTAAAAGACTTGCCACCGATTGAGATTACAAGGCATAAAGATCCTAAAACTTTCCAGCCTTATCTTCGTGATAAAGAATCATTTTCTCGTCCACGAGCAATTCCCGGTACGCCGGGTCTTGAGCATAGGATTGGCGGATTGGAAAAAGCCGACGTTTCCGGCGATGTAAGCTATGACCCTCACAATCATGAACTCATGACCGAATACCGCCATAATAA contains:
- a CDS encoding oligopeptide transporter, OPT family; this translates as MPAKSLSSAAFAPKEGERYEPYIAPEENIAEFTLKAIILGAAFGIIFGAANAYLGLKVGLTVSTSVPIAVMTVGFFRMFKPVLGKTTILEHNIAQTVGSASSSLASGIIFTLPALFLWGLDPTIFTMALIGFLGGLLGILFMIPLRKFLIVQEHGKLPYPEGTACAEVLVASEIGGSHAKTVFTGLGIGAVYKGLMSFGRFWSTEASWSIPGLPKGRIGFELLPALLGVGYILGYRVSAMMVSGSLISWVILIPLIAYFGDGLASPIAPEPVKLISEMSTGEIWSRYVRYIGAGAVAAGGLISLSRAIPTIVKSFKVGIAQLKKRVGVAADLDKRTEKDLNITYVLGGSVLITIIIALSPDIITTSDSMMFRAVGAILMVIFAFFFVTVSSRIVGLVGVTSNPTSGMTIATLLVVSSIFVLLGWTDNMGKAAAITVGAVVAVAASIAGDTSQDLKTGYLLGATPYRQQIGEMIGVATAAIFVAMTVVALSEVYGFGSMELPAPQATLMKVVIEGVLSSNIPWILVLSGVAFAVVAELLSIPSLPLAVGIYLPVSTMTPLFLGGIIRHYVEKKSSKDEKLLKYRRERGILLGSGYVAGDGIMGVLIAFYALYVGKKPSWNFHEWMGSMESVLSFLIFLGLAYYLFRTSMKKPEDESPNQSDA
- a CDS encoding DUF1684 domain-containing protein — protein: MASLKHLTFLSIIAALIVGFSGCGKKEDNNLSNLNNHYAELRKVKDKYFKEDPDSPLLDEDKGSFSELNYYEPDLKYKFTGQIQKYEKQEVVEMLTSTSDLRNFHKYGYFSFEIDGNEYSVQLYKEVDENPSGESYYFVPFKDLTNETDTYAAGRYLDIPSSESDIITIDFNEAYNPYCTYSPFYSCPLPPIENHLKVAIKAGEKNFKTDEAKG
- a CDS encoding 2-oxoacid:acceptor oxidoreductase subunit alpha, which gives rise to MSKKNGGNLPTTDPNDTLENINSVTIRFAGDSGDGMQLAGTQFTDTTAIFGNDLSTLPDFPAEIRAPAGSLPGVSGFQICFSSSDVMTPGDEPDAMVIMNPAALKVNYKDLQQGGILIVNEDAFKAVNLQKAGYDTSPLEDGSLSDYRLIKIPITKLTLNALEEFDLTNKIKERSKNFTALGIIFWLYSRSLEHTIKWVNEKFAKVPKVADANITALKTGYNFASTARIFSGHYAVKKAKMKPGVYRNITGNEATALGYVTASQLTKTQLVYASYPITPASDILHELSKHKSFGVKTIQAEDEIAAVCAAIGASYSGSIGITGTSGPGLALKSEAINLALITELPLIISNVQRGGPSTGLPTKTEQSDLLQAMYGRNGDSPLPIVAASTPGDCFYMAYEAVRLAFRAMCPVIFLSDGYLGSGAEPFLIPDLKDLPPIEITRHKDPKTFQPYLRDKESFSRPRAIPGTPGLEHRIGGLEKADVSGDVSYDPHNHELMTEYRHNKVERLADIIPSLKVSGEKSGKILVLGWGSTYGAITAAVELHRKKGNKVSNAHLNYINPFPKNLAKVLDSFENILMPEINRGQLAFIIKAKFEKKVIQQNKVQGKPFMIHEIVDKIQTILDGQ
- a CDS encoding tRNA (5-methylaminomethyl-2-thiouridylate)-methyltransferase, yielding MSDKIKAVGMLSGGLDSTLAAHILKEMGVEIQGVNFSTGFCITDHHRKLNRDDEPVQKMQNEALRLGADLEIPLEIIDISTEYWDILLNPQHGYGANMNPCIDCRIMMFTKAKRYMEEIGAHFVFSGEVMGQRPKSQRKPVLSVIAEQAGLEGYLLRPLSAKLLPETIPEKLGWIDREQLYDISGRTRKKQMELVEKFNIEYYPQPAGGCCTLTDEAYSDKLRDMLNDNNEQPLTPEDVILLKVGRHFRPAPGVKVIVARDEQEGRFLSGFKLGRSVMETVNFGGPVTLITGETTDEQMSDIARLTARYGQGRESEMVQIKLISNGDSKNIEVAPFPSDEEIIEEWRV
- a CDS encoding AAA family ATPase, with the translated sequence MKPKPLKFKQLRKFVDPKSFKFKTTKELKPLSGVIGQERAVKSIEFGLGMKGHGYNIFVTGMSGTGKSTIVKGLLHKLALKDKSPDDWIFVYNFAEPDHPHSFSLPTGKGCVFEKDMSLFINSLKTDLPKSFSDKAYEDKREHLNEEFNKKRSGALRRLENFAKRRQIVIQNATVGYNTIPIVEGREMTPHEYNALKDSVKKSVDKKIDAVHGKISSSVKEITKHEIRLQEQLDSLDYDVAEFMIDRKINPLTQKYSFSESVIQYLKDVKNDIISNLEDFIPPGEDKGSLLGLQIPQSKPSFIRYSVNVVVSNIDNKCAPVIVETNPTFQNLFGRIEKKMQFGSLVTDFTLIKPGSLLQANGGYLIVDIESILGHPFVWETLKRTLKNKELHIEDMSEEIGLISTVGLKPEPIPLDIKIVLLGRADIFHHLEFYDESFRRTFKIRADFDNSVKMTSGSSQQYARFISKVCNEENLRHFDRTGVAALIEHAQRSISDQQRVSIQFGHLVNTIRESSYTAELNNHKFVSELDVDSATRERRFRSNLLEEKVREQVNRGIIRLNISNEIVGQINGLAVYQAGDHSFGVPSRITATVFAGKGNVVQIDREVKMSGSTHNKGVLILSSFLNKTFAIKAPISLSASITFEQNYSFIDGDSASSTELYALLSALSSAPINQSIAVTGSVDQFGNIQAIGGVNQKIEGFFDICVAKGFTGKQGVMIPASNVQHLMIRKDILEVVRAGHFNVWPIKTVEQGIELLTGTPAGKRLKNGKFKKGTLFNAIDNRLTEYHRESLKFRQEIKKELGLLNDDKN